In Citrus sinensis cultivar Valencia sweet orange chromosome 4, DVS_A1.0, whole genome shotgun sequence, one DNA window encodes the following:
- the LOC102610705 gene encoding DNA topoisomerase 2 isoform X2 has protein sequence MTVDKRLPLTTSNNANVVGPTAPNKTIEEMYQKKSQLEHILLRPDTYIGSIEKHTQALWIYEEESKTMIHRTISYVPGLYKIFDEILVNAADNKQRDPKMDAVKVVIDQEHDLISVYNSGDGVPVEIHQEEGVYVPELIFGHLLTSSNYDDNVKKTTGGRNGYGAKLTNIFSTEFIIETADGKRLKKYKQVFTNNMGKKSEPNISKCKEGDNWTKVSFKPDLAKFNMTHLEDDVVALMKKRVVDLAGCLGKSVKVELNGHRVPVKSFAEYVDMYPKSVTRFHERVNERWEICVTLSEGQFQQVSFVNGIATIKGGTHVDYVANQVANHVMAVVNKKNKNANVKAHNVKNHLWVFVNALIDNPAFDSQTKETLTLRQSSFGSKCELSEEFLKKVTAKSGIVETLLSWANFKQSKDLKKNDGTKTEDVRGISKLDDANLAGGRNSEQCTLILTEGDSAKALAMAGLSVVGRDRFGVFPLRGKLLNVREASSNQVLNNSEIGNIKKILGLKQGVEYNNVKSLRYGHLMIMTDQDHDGSHIKGLLINFIHSFWPSLLKIPSFLVEFITPIVKATNKNGKVLSFYSMPDYEAWKESLGGNASSWSIKYYKGLGTSTSKEGKEYFQNITLHKKDFVWEDDQDGEAIELAFSKKKIEARKKWLLQFEPGNHLDQKEKYIKYSDFVNKELILFSMADLQRSIPSMVDGLKPGQRKILFCSFKRNFIKEAKVAQFSGYVSEHSAYHHGEQSLASTILGMAQDFVGSNNINLLQPNGQFGTRNQGGKDAASARYIFTRLSPITRFLFPKDDDKLLDYLNEDGQQIEPTWYMPIIPTVLVNGSEGIGTGWSSYIPNYNPRDIVANVRRLLNGEMMEPMHPWYRGFRGTIEKTASKEAGVTYTVTGIIEEVNETTLRIKELPIRRWTQDYREFLESIIDQNDSFIRGFRQYSDDTTVDFEVFLSEESMMRTKQEGLLKKFKLTTTISTSNMHLFDSKGVIKKYDTPEQILEEFFHIRLEFYEKRKKVQLENLELELLKLENKVRFILGVVNGEIVVNNRKRTDLLLELRQKGFTPFPKNSKSIEAVVAGATDETEESEENPEVVNGVQSIDYDYLLSMAIGTLTLEKVQGLLADRDKLNEEVDDLRKATPESLWVKDLDALDMQLDELDKSDARAEEERMKIKGNGNSDAGPKIVAKRAPKNARKNDKKSNNARATEAMGEMDNVTKVVKPKGRAGLKKAPAEKLDDEEEDEVPDLKQRLAKLNEQLASTKLEPSPDQSGVMETEKVQVPAKKKEPSKRTAAQKKAVTVETSDSEDEIIIDDDEAFEIAAPEAGKKGGRKAAGNTKAAKPAAETKKRGPAKKQQPEASLGQRLLTEMLKPTESSPEKKVRKMRASPFNKKSGSMLGRAGTIEEPSGSSPSTSEEVAEVLPPKARPQRANRRQARYVLSDSESEKATDDSEFDEDEDED, from the exons ATGACGGTGGATAAGAGACTGCCGTTAACCACCAGCAACAATGCGAACGTCGTGGGACCCACGGCTCCAAACAAGACGATAGAAGAAATGTACCAAAAGAAGAGCCAGTTGGAGCACATCCTGCTCCGACCCGACACTTACATCGGGTCAATCGAGAAACATACGCAAGCGCTCTGGATCTACGAGGAGGAGTCCAAGACGATGATCCACCGCACGATCTCGTACGTGCCGGGGCTGTACAAGATATTCGACGAGATCTTGGTCAACGCCGCCGATAACAAGCAGAGAGACCCCAAGATGGACGCCGTCAAAGTGGTGATTGACCAAGAACACGACCTAATTAGCGTGTACAATAGTGGAGACGGGGTTCCTGTTGAGATTCATCAGGAAGAGGGAGTTTATGTGCCGGAGTTGATATTCGGGCATTTGTTGACGAGCAGTAACTACGATGATAATGTGAAGAAAACGACTGGAGGAAGAAACGGGTACGGTGCTAAgcttacaaatattttttccaCAGAGTTTATCATCGAGACTGCTGATGGCAAGAGACTGAAGAAGTACAAGCAG GTTTTCACAAACAACATGGGAAAGAAATCTGAGCCTAACATTAGCAAATGCAAGGAGGGCGATAATTGGACTAAGGTTTCATTCAAGCCTGACTTAGCAAAGTTTAACATGACCCATCTCGAAGATGATGTTGTTGCACTAATGAAAAAGCGGGTAGTTGATTTGGCTGGCTGTCTTGGAAAGTCTGTGAAAGTTGAACTGAATGGGCATCGGGTCCCTGTAAAGTCATTTGCAGAATATGTTGACATGTACCCAAAATCTGTCACAAG GTTTCATGAGAGAGTCAATGAAAGGTGGGAGATATGTGTGACCCTGAGTGAAGGGCAGTTTCAAcag GTCAGCTTTGTGAATGGGATTGCTACAATCAAGGGTGGCACCCATGTAGATTATGTTGCCAATCAGGTTGCAAACCATGTGATGGCTGTTGTGAATAAGAAGAACAAGAATGCCAACGTTAAAGCTCATAATGTGAAGAACCATTTATGGGTTTTTGTCAATGCCCTTATTGACAACCCAGCTTTTGATTCCCAAACCAAAGAAACTTTGACCCTACGACAGAGCAGTTTTGGCTCTAAATGTGAGCTTAGTGAAGAATTTCTGAAAAAAG TCACTGCAAAGTCTGGCATTGTGGAAACTCTGCTCTCATGGGCAAATTTCAAGCAAAGCAAAGAtcttaagaaaaatgatggaACAAAGACAGAAGATGTACGTGGGATTTCGAAGTTGGATGATGCTAACCTTGCTGGAGGGAGGAACTCGGAACAATGTACCTTGATTTTGACAGAAGGAGATTCAGCCAAGGCTCTGGCA ATGGCTGGGCTATCTGTCGTGGGTAGGGACCGTTTTGGTGTTTTCCCATTGAGAGGTAAACTGCTTAATGTGAGGGAAGCAAGCAGTAATCAAGTCTTGAACAACAGTGAAATTGGAAATATCAAGAAGATTCTCGGACTGAAGCAAGGTGTTGAATACAACAATGTCAAGAGTTTGAGATATGGGCATTTGATGATAATGACTGATCAG GATCATGATGGATCCCACATCAAAGGCCTCTTGATCAATTTCATCCATTCTTTCTGGCCATCATTGCTGAAGATTCCATCTTTCTTAGTGGAGTTTATTACACCAATTGTGAAG GCAACTAACAAGAATGGGAaagtattatcattttattccaTGCCTGATTATGAGGCATGGAAGGAAAGTTTGGGGGGAAATGCAAGTAGCTGGTCAATAAAGTATTATAAG GGATTGGGAACTAGTACCTCTAAGGAAGGGAAGGAATATTTCCAAAATATTACTTTGCACAAGAAAGATTTTGTGTGGGAAGATGACCAAGATGGGGAAGCAATTGAACTTGCATTCAGCAAGAAGAAGATAGAAGCAAGGAAGAAATGGCTCCTGCAGTTTGAG CCGGGCAATCACCTTGATCAGAAAgagaaatacataaaatacagTGACTTTGTTAACAAGGAACTAATACTGTTTTCCATGGCGGATCTTCAAAGGTCAATTCCTTCGATGGTTGATGGCCTGAAGCCAGGCCAAAGGAAAATCCTTTTCTGCTCTTTCAAGAGAAACTTTATCAAAGAAGCGAAAGTTGCTCAGTTTTCTGGTTATGTTTCCGAGCATTCTGCTTATCATCACGGTGAGCAAAGTCTTGCCAGCACCATCTTAGGTATGGCACAGGATTTTGTGGGCAGCAACAACATTAACCTTCTTCAGCCTAATGGCCAATTTGGCACTCGTAACCAG GGAGGCAAAGATGCTGCCAGTGCCAGATATATATTCACCCGGCTTTCTCCTATTACAAGGTTTTTGTTTCCCAAGGATGATGACAAGCTTCTGGACTACTTAAATGAGGATGGACAACAAATTGAACCCACAtg GTACATGCCGATCATACCAACTGTTCTTGTCAATGGTAGTGAGGGGATTGGAACTGGATGGAGCTCTTACATACCTAATTACAATCCCAGAGACATTGTTGCAAACGTGAGACGCCTGTTGAATGGTGAGATGATGGAGCCTATGCATCCCTGGTATAGAGGTTTTAGAGGAACTATTGAAAAGACTGCTTCGAAGGAAGCTGGGGTTACCTACACTGTTACTGGAATTATAGAGGAAGTTAATGAAACAACTCTCAGGATCAAAGAGCTTCCAATTCGTAGGTGGACTCAAGACTACAGGGAATTTCTGGAATCTATAATAGACCAGAATGATTCCTTTATTcgg GGATTCAGACAGTACAGTGATGATACAACAGTTGATTTTGAAGTTTTCTTGTCAGAGGAGAGCATGATGCGGACCAAACAGGAGGGtcttttgaagaaatttaaaCTAACTACTACTATTAGCACAAGTAACATGCACCTGTTTGATTCAAAAGGAGTCATCAAGAAATATGACACCCCAGAACAGA TTCTTGAGGAATTTTTCCACATAAGGcttgaattttatgaaaaaagaaag AAAGTTCAACTAGAGAACCTTGAATTGGAGTTGCTGAAATTGGAAAACAAGGTTCGGTTTATCCTTGGGGTGGTGAATGGTGAGATAGTTGTGAACAACAGGAAGCGAACTGATCTGTTACTTGAGTTACGACAGAAAGGTTTCACTCCTTTTCCAAAGAATTCAAAGTCTATTGAAGCAGTCGTTGCTGGGGCTACTGATGAAACTGAAGAATCTGAAGAGAACCCGGAGGTTGTCAATGGAGTACAAAGTATTGACTATGACTATCTTCTTTCGATGGCTATTGGAACCTTGACTCTTGAAAAGGTTCAGGGGTTATTGGCTGATAGGGATAAACTCAATGAGGAGGTTGATGATTTAAGAAAAGCAACACCAGAGTCTTTATGGGTGAAAGATCTTGATGCTCTGGATATGCAACTTGAT GAGTTAGACAAATCTGATGCCCGTGCGGAGGAGGAAAGAATGAAGATAAAAGGCAATGGGAATAGTGATGCTGGTCCAAAAATTGTTGCTAAAAGAGCACCCAAAAATGCAAGGAAGAATGACAAGAAATCCAACAATGCGAGAGCTACTGAAGCCATGGGAGAAATGG ATAATGTTACTAAGGTGGTCAAACCTAAAGGCAGAGCAGGATTAAAGAAGGCTCCTGCTGAAAAG CTTGATGATGAGGAGGAGGACGAAGTGCCAGATTTGAAGCAAAGACTTGCTAAATTAAATGAACAACTAGCTTCAACTAAACTCGAACCTTCCCCTGATCAATCTGGTG TAATGGAGACTGAAAAGGTTCAAGTTCCAGCCAAGAAGAAAGAACCCAGCAAAAGGACTGCTGCCCAGAAGAAGGCAGTGACGGTTGAGACTTCTGACAGTGAGGATGAAATcattattgatgatgatgaagctTTTGAGATAGCAGCTCCAGAAGCAGGAAAGAAAGGAGGGAGAAAGGCTGCTGGAAACACTAAGGCAGCTAAGCCTGCTGCAGAAACAAAGAAGAGAGGGCCAGCCAAGAAGCAGCAGCCTGAGGCATCATTAGGCCAGAGGCTTTTGACAGAAATGTTGAAGCCCACAGAAAGCTCCccagaaaaaaaagtgaggaAGATGAGGGCATCtccatttaataaaaagagtggTTCCATGTTGGGCAGGGCTGGTACAATTGAAGAACCGTCAGGCTCTTCTCCGTCCACGTCTGAAGAAGTTGCTGAAGTTCTGCCGCCTAAAGCTAGACCACAGAGAGCAAATCGTAGGCAGGCAAGGTATGTGCTAAGTGACTCAGAGAGTGAGAAGGCTACTGATGATTCTGAGTtcgatgaagatgaagatgaagattag
- the LOC102610705 gene encoding DNA topoisomerase 2 isoform X1 produces MTVDKRLPLTTSNNANVVGPTAPNKTIEEMYQKKSQLEHILLRPDTYIGSIEKHTQALWIYEEESKTMIHRTISYVPGLYKIFDEILVNAADNKQRDPKMDAVKVVIDQEHDLISVYNSGDGVPVEIHQEEGVYVPELIFGHLLTSSNYDDNVKKTTGGRNGYGAKLTNIFSTEFIIETADGKRLKKYKQVFTNNMGKKSEPNISKCKEGDNWTKVSFKPDLAKFNMTHLEDDVVALMKKRVVDLAGCLGKSVKVELNGHRVPVKSFAEYVDMYPKSVTRFHERVNERWEICVTLSEGQFQQVSFVNGIATIKGGTHVDYVANQVANHVMAVVNKKNKNANVKAHNVKNHLWVFVNALIDNPAFDSQTKETLTLRQSSFGSKCELSEEFLKKVTAKSGIVETLLSWANFKQSKDLKKNDGTKTEDVRGISKLDDANLAGGRNSEQCTLILTEGDSAKALAMAGLSVVGRDRFGVFPLRGKLLNVREASSNQVLNNSEIGNIKKILGLKQGVEYNNVKSLRYGHLMIMTDQVLLAPMSFLLWFILIFAWITTFCFMLAQDHDGSHIKGLLINFIHSFWPSLLKIPSFLVEFITPIVKATNKNGKVLSFYSMPDYEAWKESLGGNASSWSIKYYKGLGTSTSKEGKEYFQNITLHKKDFVWEDDQDGEAIELAFSKKKIEARKKWLLQFEPGNHLDQKEKYIKYSDFVNKELILFSMADLQRSIPSMVDGLKPGQRKILFCSFKRNFIKEAKVAQFSGYVSEHSAYHHGEQSLASTILGMAQDFVGSNNINLLQPNGQFGTRNQGGKDAASARYIFTRLSPITRFLFPKDDDKLLDYLNEDGQQIEPTWYMPIIPTVLVNGSEGIGTGWSSYIPNYNPRDIVANVRRLLNGEMMEPMHPWYRGFRGTIEKTASKEAGVTYTVTGIIEEVNETTLRIKELPIRRWTQDYREFLESIIDQNDSFIRGFRQYSDDTTVDFEVFLSEESMMRTKQEGLLKKFKLTTTISTSNMHLFDSKGVIKKYDTPEQILEEFFHIRLEFYEKRKKVQLENLELELLKLENKVRFILGVVNGEIVVNNRKRTDLLLELRQKGFTPFPKNSKSIEAVVAGATDETEESEENPEVVNGVQSIDYDYLLSMAIGTLTLEKVQGLLADRDKLNEEVDDLRKATPESLWVKDLDALDMQLDELDKSDARAEEERMKIKGNGNSDAGPKIVAKRAPKNARKNDKKSNNARATEAMGEMDNVTKVVKPKGRAGLKKAPAEKLDDEEEDEVPDLKQRLAKLNEQLASTKLEPSPDQSGVMETEKVQVPAKKKEPSKRTAAQKKAVTVETSDSEDEIIIDDDEAFEIAAPEAGKKGGRKAAGNTKAAKPAAETKKRGPAKKQQPEASLGQRLLTEMLKPTESSPEKKVRKMRASPFNKKSGSMLGRAGTIEEPSGSSPSTSEEVAEVLPPKARPQRANRRQARYVLSDSESEKATDDSEFDEDEDED; encoded by the exons ATGACGGTGGATAAGAGACTGCCGTTAACCACCAGCAACAATGCGAACGTCGTGGGACCCACGGCTCCAAACAAGACGATAGAAGAAATGTACCAAAAGAAGAGCCAGTTGGAGCACATCCTGCTCCGACCCGACACTTACATCGGGTCAATCGAGAAACATACGCAAGCGCTCTGGATCTACGAGGAGGAGTCCAAGACGATGATCCACCGCACGATCTCGTACGTGCCGGGGCTGTACAAGATATTCGACGAGATCTTGGTCAACGCCGCCGATAACAAGCAGAGAGACCCCAAGATGGACGCCGTCAAAGTGGTGATTGACCAAGAACACGACCTAATTAGCGTGTACAATAGTGGAGACGGGGTTCCTGTTGAGATTCATCAGGAAGAGGGAGTTTATGTGCCGGAGTTGATATTCGGGCATTTGTTGACGAGCAGTAACTACGATGATAATGTGAAGAAAACGACTGGAGGAAGAAACGGGTACGGTGCTAAgcttacaaatattttttccaCAGAGTTTATCATCGAGACTGCTGATGGCAAGAGACTGAAGAAGTACAAGCAG GTTTTCACAAACAACATGGGAAAGAAATCTGAGCCTAACATTAGCAAATGCAAGGAGGGCGATAATTGGACTAAGGTTTCATTCAAGCCTGACTTAGCAAAGTTTAACATGACCCATCTCGAAGATGATGTTGTTGCACTAATGAAAAAGCGGGTAGTTGATTTGGCTGGCTGTCTTGGAAAGTCTGTGAAAGTTGAACTGAATGGGCATCGGGTCCCTGTAAAGTCATTTGCAGAATATGTTGACATGTACCCAAAATCTGTCACAAG GTTTCATGAGAGAGTCAATGAAAGGTGGGAGATATGTGTGACCCTGAGTGAAGGGCAGTTTCAAcag GTCAGCTTTGTGAATGGGATTGCTACAATCAAGGGTGGCACCCATGTAGATTATGTTGCCAATCAGGTTGCAAACCATGTGATGGCTGTTGTGAATAAGAAGAACAAGAATGCCAACGTTAAAGCTCATAATGTGAAGAACCATTTATGGGTTTTTGTCAATGCCCTTATTGACAACCCAGCTTTTGATTCCCAAACCAAAGAAACTTTGACCCTACGACAGAGCAGTTTTGGCTCTAAATGTGAGCTTAGTGAAGAATTTCTGAAAAAAG TCACTGCAAAGTCTGGCATTGTGGAAACTCTGCTCTCATGGGCAAATTTCAAGCAAAGCAAAGAtcttaagaaaaatgatggaACAAAGACAGAAGATGTACGTGGGATTTCGAAGTTGGATGATGCTAACCTTGCTGGAGGGAGGAACTCGGAACAATGTACCTTGATTTTGACAGAAGGAGATTCAGCCAAGGCTCTGGCA ATGGCTGGGCTATCTGTCGTGGGTAGGGACCGTTTTGGTGTTTTCCCATTGAGAGGTAAACTGCTTAATGTGAGGGAAGCAAGCAGTAATCAAGTCTTGAACAACAGTGAAATTGGAAATATCAAGAAGATTCTCGGACTGAAGCAAGGTGTTGAATACAACAATGTCAAGAGTTTGAGATATGGGCATTTGATGATAATGACTGATCAGGTTCTTTTAGCGCCTATGAGTTTTCTCTTgtggtttattttaatatttgcttGGATAacaacattttgttttatgctGGCACAGGATCATGATGGATCCCACATCAAAGGCCTCTTGATCAATTTCATCCATTCTTTCTGGCCATCATTGCTGAAGATTCCATCTTTCTTAGTGGAGTTTATTACACCAATTGTGAAG GCAACTAACAAGAATGGGAaagtattatcattttattccaTGCCTGATTATGAGGCATGGAAGGAAAGTTTGGGGGGAAATGCAAGTAGCTGGTCAATAAAGTATTATAAG GGATTGGGAACTAGTACCTCTAAGGAAGGGAAGGAATATTTCCAAAATATTACTTTGCACAAGAAAGATTTTGTGTGGGAAGATGACCAAGATGGGGAAGCAATTGAACTTGCATTCAGCAAGAAGAAGATAGAAGCAAGGAAGAAATGGCTCCTGCAGTTTGAG CCGGGCAATCACCTTGATCAGAAAgagaaatacataaaatacagTGACTTTGTTAACAAGGAACTAATACTGTTTTCCATGGCGGATCTTCAAAGGTCAATTCCTTCGATGGTTGATGGCCTGAAGCCAGGCCAAAGGAAAATCCTTTTCTGCTCTTTCAAGAGAAACTTTATCAAAGAAGCGAAAGTTGCTCAGTTTTCTGGTTATGTTTCCGAGCATTCTGCTTATCATCACGGTGAGCAAAGTCTTGCCAGCACCATCTTAGGTATGGCACAGGATTTTGTGGGCAGCAACAACATTAACCTTCTTCAGCCTAATGGCCAATTTGGCACTCGTAACCAG GGAGGCAAAGATGCTGCCAGTGCCAGATATATATTCACCCGGCTTTCTCCTATTACAAGGTTTTTGTTTCCCAAGGATGATGACAAGCTTCTGGACTACTTAAATGAGGATGGACAACAAATTGAACCCACAtg GTACATGCCGATCATACCAACTGTTCTTGTCAATGGTAGTGAGGGGATTGGAACTGGATGGAGCTCTTACATACCTAATTACAATCCCAGAGACATTGTTGCAAACGTGAGACGCCTGTTGAATGGTGAGATGATGGAGCCTATGCATCCCTGGTATAGAGGTTTTAGAGGAACTATTGAAAAGACTGCTTCGAAGGAAGCTGGGGTTACCTACACTGTTACTGGAATTATAGAGGAAGTTAATGAAACAACTCTCAGGATCAAAGAGCTTCCAATTCGTAGGTGGACTCAAGACTACAGGGAATTTCTGGAATCTATAATAGACCAGAATGATTCCTTTATTcgg GGATTCAGACAGTACAGTGATGATACAACAGTTGATTTTGAAGTTTTCTTGTCAGAGGAGAGCATGATGCGGACCAAACAGGAGGGtcttttgaagaaatttaaaCTAACTACTACTATTAGCACAAGTAACATGCACCTGTTTGATTCAAAAGGAGTCATCAAGAAATATGACACCCCAGAACAGA TTCTTGAGGAATTTTTCCACATAAGGcttgaattttatgaaaaaagaaag AAAGTTCAACTAGAGAACCTTGAATTGGAGTTGCTGAAATTGGAAAACAAGGTTCGGTTTATCCTTGGGGTGGTGAATGGTGAGATAGTTGTGAACAACAGGAAGCGAACTGATCTGTTACTTGAGTTACGACAGAAAGGTTTCACTCCTTTTCCAAAGAATTCAAAGTCTATTGAAGCAGTCGTTGCTGGGGCTACTGATGAAACTGAAGAATCTGAAGAGAACCCGGAGGTTGTCAATGGAGTACAAAGTATTGACTATGACTATCTTCTTTCGATGGCTATTGGAACCTTGACTCTTGAAAAGGTTCAGGGGTTATTGGCTGATAGGGATAAACTCAATGAGGAGGTTGATGATTTAAGAAAAGCAACACCAGAGTCTTTATGGGTGAAAGATCTTGATGCTCTGGATATGCAACTTGAT GAGTTAGACAAATCTGATGCCCGTGCGGAGGAGGAAAGAATGAAGATAAAAGGCAATGGGAATAGTGATGCTGGTCCAAAAATTGTTGCTAAAAGAGCACCCAAAAATGCAAGGAAGAATGACAAGAAATCCAACAATGCGAGAGCTACTGAAGCCATGGGAGAAATGG ATAATGTTACTAAGGTGGTCAAACCTAAAGGCAGAGCAGGATTAAAGAAGGCTCCTGCTGAAAAG CTTGATGATGAGGAGGAGGACGAAGTGCCAGATTTGAAGCAAAGACTTGCTAAATTAAATGAACAACTAGCTTCAACTAAACTCGAACCTTCCCCTGATCAATCTGGTG TAATGGAGACTGAAAAGGTTCAAGTTCCAGCCAAGAAGAAAGAACCCAGCAAAAGGACTGCTGCCCAGAAGAAGGCAGTGACGGTTGAGACTTCTGACAGTGAGGATGAAATcattattgatgatgatgaagctTTTGAGATAGCAGCTCCAGAAGCAGGAAAGAAAGGAGGGAGAAAGGCTGCTGGAAACACTAAGGCAGCTAAGCCTGCTGCAGAAACAAAGAAGAGAGGGCCAGCCAAGAAGCAGCAGCCTGAGGCATCATTAGGCCAGAGGCTTTTGACAGAAATGTTGAAGCCCACAGAAAGCTCCccagaaaaaaaagtgaggaAGATGAGGGCATCtccatttaataaaaagagtggTTCCATGTTGGGCAGGGCTGGTACAATTGAAGAACCGTCAGGCTCTTCTCCGTCCACGTCTGAAGAAGTTGCTGAAGTTCTGCCGCCTAAAGCTAGACCACAGAGAGCAAATCGTAGGCAGGCAAGGTATGTGCTAAGTGACTCAGAGAGTGAGAAGGCTACTGATGATTCTGAGTtcgatgaagatgaagatgaagattag
- the LOC102610407 gene encoding protein DUF642 L-GALACTONO-1,4-LACTONE-RESPONSIVE GENE 2, translating to MVAHSLSIVLALGLLLLLSGPAFAAKYFEGYLPNGDFEELPKPTNLKKTVLVGKHALPKWEINGFVEFIAGGPQPGGMFFPVSHGVHAIRLGNEASISQTITVKPGALYALTFGASRTCAQDEVLRVSVPPQSGDLPLQTLYDINGDTYAWGFRAKTNIVTVTFHNPGVQEDPACGPLIDAVAIKELYPPMPTRDNLVKNPGFEEGPHRLVNTTNGVLLPPRQEDLTSPLPGWIIESLKAVKFIDAKHFNVPYGHAAVELVAGRESAIAQILRTVPNKEYNLTFTIGDAKNGCHGSMRVEAFAGKDTVAVPFESKGKGGFKSASLKFKAIAARTRITFFSTYYHTKINDFGSLCGPVLDEVRVLSIRF from the exons atggtaGCTCATTCATTATCTATTGTGCTTGCTCTCGGCTTGCTCTTGCTCTTATCTGGTCCTGCATTTGCTGCCAAGTACTTTGAAG GGTACCTCCCAAATGGCGACTTTGAGGAACTACCAAAACCAACTAACCTCAAAAAGACAGTTCTAGTTGGGAAACATGCACTTCCCAAATGGGAAATCAATGGCTTTGTTGAATTCATCGCCGGTGGGCCCCAACCCGGTGGCATGTTCTTTCCAGTATCTCATGGAGTCCATGCCATTAGGCTTGGCAATGAGGCTTCGATCTCTCAAACTATAACTGTAAAACCAGGAGCCCTTTACGCACTAACATTTGGTGCATCAAGAACTTGTGCTCAAGATGAGGTGTTGAGAGTCTCTGTGCCTCCTCAGTCGGGGGATCTGCCTCTGCAGACATTGTATGATATTAACGGTGACACTTATGCTTGGGGATTTAGAGCCAAAACTAACATTGTTACAGTGACATTCCACAATCCTGGTGTTCAAGAGGATCCTGCTTGTGGTCCACTTATCGATGCTGTTGCTATTAAGGAGCTCTATCCGCCAATGCCGACAAGAG ATAACTTGGTCAAGAATCCTGGCTTTGAAGAGGGTCCACATCGGCTAGTAAACACTACTAATGGAGTCCTTCTTCCTCCAAGACAAGAAGATCTCACATCCCCACTCCCCGGCTGGATCATTGAATCACTCAAAGCTGTCAAGTTCATAGATGCAAAGCACTTCAATGTGCCATATGGACATGCGGCAGTTGAGCTTGTTGCTGGTAGAGAAAGTGCCATTGCTCAAATTCTAAGAACTGTTCCCAACAAAGAGTACAATCTCACATTCACAATTGGAGATGCAAAGAATGGCTGCCATGGATCAATGAGGGTTGAAGCATTTGCCGGCAAAGATACAGTGGCTGTTCCATTTGAATCAAAGGGAAAAGGTGGGTTCAAGAGTGCCAGTCTCAAGTTCAAAGCCATCGCTGCAAGGACAAGAATCACATTCTTCAGCACTTACTACCACACCAAGATTAATGACTTTGGATCTCTTTGTGGCCCTGTCCTCGATGAAGTTAGAGTACTTTCTATtagattttaa